A stretch of Tenrec ecaudatus isolate mTenEca1 chromosome 2, mTenEca1.hap1, whole genome shotgun sequence DNA encodes these proteins:
- the LOC142440473 gene encoding uncharacterized protein LOC142440473, with the protein SSTCAPPASTMSICSSSRNYGNLVCLPSACTELSCEVDNFPESCCDPSCCQSSCCVPSCCQSTCCAPSCCQSTCCAPASCLTLICSPVSCGSSPCQSVCTSSCGPSCCPPVCCSSCPCYVPLCCKPMCCTPVCCTPVCCTSVCCKPVCCTPAPFCVPICCGAAPCSSCCKPSPCAPSCCKPSSCMSLICQPVCKPACCAPASCCGPTSCCQPSCCHPTSCVTIVCCPACSYPPCCDSSCGQKGYC; encoded by the coding sequence TCCAGCACCTGTGCTCCACCTGCGTCGaccatgtccatctgctccagCTCCAGAAATTATGGCAACTTGGTCTGCCTGCCCAGTGCCTGCACTGAACTGTCCTGCGAGGTGGACAACTTTCCTGAGAGCTGCTGTGATCCCTCCTGCTGCCAGTCCTCCTGCTGTGTCCCCAGTTGCTGCCAGTCCACCTGCTGTGCCCCCAGCTGCTGCCAGTCCACCTGCTGTGCTCCAGCCTCCTGCCTGACCCTCATCTGCAGCCCTGTGAGCTGTGGGTCCAGCCCCTGCCAATCAGTTTGCACCAGCTCCTGTGGACCCTCCTGCTGCCCGCCTGTGTGCTGCTCATCCTGCCCCTGCTATGTGCCCCTCTGCTGCAAGCCCATGTGTTGTACACCTGTCTGCTGCACACCTGTCTGCTGCACATCTGTCTGCTGCAAGCCTGTCTGCTGTACACCTGCTCCCTTCTGTGTGCCCATCTGCTGTGGGGCAgccccctgctcctcctgctgCAAACCCTCTCCCTGTGCCCCCTCCTGCTGCAAACCCTCCTCCTGCATGTCCCTCATATGCCAACCTGTGTGCAAGCCTGCCTGCTGTGCCCCTGCCTCCTGTTGTGGCCCCACCTCTTGCTGTCAGCCTAGCTGCTGCCATCCAACCTCCTGTGTGACCATTGTCTGCTGCCCTGCATGCTCCTATCCACCCTGCTGTGACTCCTCATGTGGTCAGAAGGGCTACTGCTGA